In Deinococcus radiopugnans ATCC 19172, the DNA window TCCGCGACTACTGGCAGAGCAACGGCGGCCAGGACCGTGATCTGACCCTGCTGGACCCCGGCGATCTGGCGTGGCTGGAGGCCCGGCCCGCCATGGCCCTGGTCGACTCCTGGCTGATGGTCCACGCCGACAGCACGATGTACCTGCGGCTGGGCACCACCATCGCCCAGGTCAACGGGTACGTCCGGAGCCTTTTGCGAGGGCGCGACGCGGACGCCTGGGGATCGTTCCTCAATTCGTTTGCCGACCGCTTCGCCTTTGTGGTAGGCGGCGGCGAGCGGACGGCCCGCCGGACCCTGTCCACCTTCGGCGGCCAGCACCTGGCGCACGGTCACACGCCCGTGTACGTGCTGCTCGACGAGTATCTGCACGGGCCGACGCTGGGGGCGGGCGCACCGATTCCCTACGCCGAGCGGCTGTGCGTGGCCCTGGACAGCGGCATGGCCTACCGCGACGACGCCGGCTTCATCGCCCGCCTGGATGACCGTGGCATCGCCGAGGTGATCTCGAATCCGGGCAGCGGCCCGGCGTACTGAAGGGCTGGCAACACGAAGGGTGCATCTTTACTCGGCTGTCCTGTATACTCTTCCCTTATGACCAAGGCCGAGAAATCCAGCAGAAAGTCCAGCAAGACACAGGATAATGCCCAGAAGCAGTCTGCCAGAAAGACTACTAAGGCTGCATCAGGAATGAATAAAACTGCAGAGGCGGCTCCTGTTCTGCTGACGTCGGAGACCCTGCCTGCCCCGGTGATGGCGGGCCGCGACTTCCTGAGCAATCTGGACATGACGGCTTCCGAATTGCGCGCGGTGATGGACACCGCCCACAGCATGAAGCGCGGCGAGTGGCGCGGGGTCAAACCGCTGGCGGGCCTGTCGCTGGCGCTGGTGTTCGAGAAGTCCAGCCTGCGGACCCGGACCACCTTCGACGTGGGCATGTACCAGCTGGGCGGCCACGCCATCACGCTGTCGAACACTGAGATCGGCCTGGGCACCCGTGAGCGCGTCAGCGACGTGGCACGCAACCTGGAACGCTGGGTGGACGGCGTGATGGGCCGGGTATACCTGCAACAGACCCTGCACGAGCTGGCCGATCACGCCGCCATTCCGGTGATCAACGGCCTCTCGGACATGTTGCACCCCGCGCAGCTGCTGGCCGACTACCAGACCATTGAGGAAGAGTTCGGCACCGATCTGCGCGGGCGGCGGGTGGTGTACATCGGGGACGGCAACAACCTCGCCAACAGCCACATTCACATGGGGATCCTGACGGGAAGCGACGTCACCATCGTGACCCCGGTGGGCTATGAACCCAACGCGGGCGTGCTGATGGACGCGGTGCAGCAGGGCACCCGCATTACCCTGACGCACGATCTGGCCGCCATCGAGGGCGCGGACGTGCTGTATACCGACGTGTGGATCAGCATGGGCATGGAGGCCGAGGCCGACATCCGCCGCCGCGCCTTCCAGGGGTACCAGGTCACGCCGGGGATGCTGGATACCCTGGCCCCGGACGGCATTTTCCTGCACTGCCTGCCCGCCCACTACGGCGAGGAAACCGTGCCGGAGGCTACCGAACACCCCAAGAGCCGCGTGTTCGATCAGGCCGAGAACCGCCTGCACGCGCAAAAGGCGCTGCTGTACCACCTGCTGGGCGGCGCCGAGCCGAGGTGGTGAAACAATAGGCCGCATGGTGCAGGCTCTGGAATGGCTCGATCTGGTAGACGAGAATGATCAGGTGGTCGGCCAGATCACCCGTGACGACGCCTGGGCACAGCGGCGGGCAGTGCGGATGGTCAACGCCTTTCTGGTCAACCGGCGCGGTGAGCTGTGGATTCCGCGCCGCACCGCCTCCAAACGGATGTTTCCCAACTGTCTGAATATGAGCGTGGGAGGCCACGTCGAACGCGGCGAAACCTATCTCAGCGCCTTCAAGCGCGAGACGCACGAGGAACTGAATCTGAACGTGGACGCGCTGGACTGGCGGAAAATCGCCGCCTTTTCGCCGTTCGAGACGGGACTGAGCAGCTTCATGCGCGTCTATGAGATCAGGACTGACGCCGCGCACGACTTCAATTCCGCCGACTTCAGCGAGGCGTGGTGGCTGACGCCCGCCGAACTGCTGGACTGGATTGAGGCGGGCGAACCGGCCAAGGGTGATCTGGCC includes these proteins:
- a CDS encoding metallophosphoesterase gives rise to the protein MRELWVIGDVHGAYSKLRAMLLRAGLIDFDGGWTAGDAHLVFLGDYMDRGSRGVEVVRLIRSLEVQASEHGGKVTALLGNHEVMFLAAILFRRSDPEDALGFRDYWQSNGGQDRDLTLLDPGDLAWLEARPAMALVDSWLMVHADSTMYLRLGTTIAQVNGYVRSLLRGRDADAWGSFLNSFADRFAFVVGGGERTARRTLSTFGGQHLAHGHTPVYVLLDEYLHGPTLGAGAPIPYAERLCVALDSGMAYRDDAGFIARLDDRGIAEVISNPGSGPAY
- the argF gene encoding ornithine carbamoyltransferase — protein: MNKTAEAAPVLLTSETLPAPVMAGRDFLSNLDMTASELRAVMDTAHSMKRGEWRGVKPLAGLSLALVFEKSSLRTRTTFDVGMYQLGGHAITLSNTEIGLGTRERVSDVARNLERWVDGVMGRVYLQQTLHELADHAAIPVINGLSDMLHPAQLLADYQTIEEEFGTDLRGRRVVYIGDGNNLANSHIHMGILTGSDVTIVTPVGYEPNAGVLMDAVQQGTRITLTHDLAAIEGADVLYTDVWISMGMEAEADIRRRAFQGYQVTPGMLDTLAPDGIFLHCLPAHYGEETVPEATEHPKSRVFDQAENRLHAQKALLYHLLGGAEPRW
- a CDS encoding NUDIX hydrolase: MVQALEWLDLVDENDQVVGQITRDDAWAQRRAVRMVNAFLVNRRGELWIPRRTASKRMFPNCLNMSVGGHVERGETYLSAFKRETHEELNLNVDALDWRKIAAFSPFETGLSSFMRVYEIRTDAAHDFNSADFSEAWWLTPAELLDWIEAGEPAKGDLAELVRRCFP